A region of Spodoptera frugiperda isolate SF20-4 chromosome 26, AGI-APGP_CSIRO_Sfru_2.0, whole genome shotgun sequence DNA encodes the following proteins:
- the LOC118264664 gene encoding uncharacterized protein LOC118264664, producing the protein MGIIIRYTVRTSAMVLVMVGGTTARVAGKMGGYSNKKGGKSTSGINEEIIWISISMAIAIAVLIAIALCYILKEKCMKRKAYRDQS; encoded by the exons ATGGGGATCATTATac GCTACACGGTGCGCACCAGCGCCATGGTGCTGGTGATGGTTGGAGGAACTACTGCCAGGGTCGCCGGCAAGATGGGAGGCTACTCCAATAAAAAAGggg GAAAATCGACAAGCGGCATCAACGAGGAGATAATCTGGATTAGTATAAGCATGGCGATCGCTATAGCTGTTCTTATAGCTATCGCGCTGTGCTACATACTTAAGGAGAAGTGTATGAAGCGCAAGGCCTACAGGGACCAGTCATGA